In the genome of Deltaproteobacteria bacterium, one region contains:
- a CDS encoding DUF4915 domain-containing protein: MPCALRPFVLGCERHPEGLSALVRSPAPTPSRRRPHRRRVRSHLSRGRLSDARGTGVLVPAPRWEVDDEPRLGVSHVLGRMGDAPRRGMMAREHLHARADGAWRDPRAVAMLWPDASGIDERLLRHRTRGRFWETLAETAVTLLVTREYEHLLVALHAGATEPIVSYLPLPHPSGIAVDRLRGVVHVASTRNPNQVHDLVPAVAAPRDVGEPPVRLAARPLVPVRTRMLPGGTYLHDLAMVGGVLHGNAVGKNAVVRLEDDGTATPVWWPRCVERRGGARLDRNYLQLNSIAAGATVRDSFFSASADVVGRVRPGDPAFRVDRRGVIFSGRTREPVVRGLTRPHSARLRREALWVDNSGYGEVGICHGGRLEPVARPGGWTRGLAFAGGVLFVGTSHVLPRFRQYAPGLDPDRCTCGVHALDAKTGRTLGSLVWPTGNQVFAVEAVPSAWTAGLPIVLGRRRSEWERGLFYGFVTE; this comes from the coding sequence ATGCCGTGCGCTCTTCGACCTTTCGTGCTGGGATGTGAACGGCACCCCGAAGGTCTTTCCGCGCTCGTGCGATCGCCTGCTCCGACTCCGTCGCGACGACGACCTCATCGACGCCGAGTTCGTTCGCACCTGTCGCGAGGCCGGCTATCCGATGCTCGAGGTACCGGTGTTCTCGTCCCGGCGCCACGGTGGGAAGTCGACGACGAACCTCGCCTCGGCGTTTCGCATGTACTGGGGCGCATGGGCGATGCGCCACGACGCGGGATGATGGCGCGCGAACATTTGCACGCTCGCGCCGACGGCGCCTGGCGCGATCCCCGCGCCGTGGCGATGCTCTGGCCGGACGCGAGTGGGATCGACGAGCGTCTGCTCCGTCACCGCACGCGCGGCCGCTTCTGGGAGACGCTCGCCGAGACGGCCGTGACGCTGCTCGTGACACGCGAGTACGAACATCTTCTCGTGGCGCTCCACGCGGGAGCGACCGAGCCCATCGTCTCGTACCTGCCGCTTCCACATCCCTCAGGCATCGCCGTCGATCGACTTCGCGGCGTCGTCCACGTCGCGAGCACCCGCAACCCCAACCAGGTCCACGACCTCGTGCCGGCCGTCGCCGCGCCGCGCGACGTCGGCGAGCCGCCCGTGCGTCTTGCGGCGCGGCCCCTCGTTCCCGTCCGGACGCGCATGCTGCCCGGCGGGACGTACCTCCACGACCTCGCGATGGTCGGCGGCGTGCTGCATGGCAACGCGGTCGGCAAGAACGCCGTCGTGCGCCTCGAGGATGACGGGACGGCGACGCCCGTCTGGTGGCCCCGCTGCGTCGAGCGGCGCGGCGGAGCGCGGCTCGACCGGAACTATCTCCAGTTGAACTCGATCGCCGCCGGTGCGACGGTGCGCGACTCGTTCTTCTCGGCGTCCGCGGACGTCGTGGGACGGGTCCGGCCCGGAGACCCCGCCTTCCGCGTCGATCGTCGCGGGGTGATCTTCTCGGGGCGGACGCGCGAACCCGTCGTGCGCGGGCTCACGCGCCCGCACTCCGCGCGCCTGCGTCGGGAGGCGCTGTGGGTCGACAACAGCGGCTACGGCGAGGTCGGCATCTGTCACGGCGGCCGGCTCGAGCCGGTGGCACGACCGGGCGGCTGGACGCGCGGACTCGCGTTCGCGGGCGGTGTGCTGTTCGTCGGGACGTCGCACGTCCTGCCGCGCTTTCGGCAGTACGCGCCGGGACTCGACCCCGATCGCTGCACCTGTGGCGTCCACGCCCTCGACGCGAAGACCGGCCGGACGCTCGGGAGTCTCGTCTGGCCGACCGGGAACCAGGTGTTCGCGGTCGAGGCGGTGCCGTCCGCATGGACGGCCGGGCTGCCCATCGTGCTCGGTCGCCGCCGCTCCGAGTGGGAGCGCGGGCTGTTCTACGGCTTCGTCACGGAGTAG
- a CDS encoding 1-deoxy-D-xylulose-5-phosphate synthase produces the protein MRGAFVRTLVELADEDRRVALLTGDLGYMALEPFMERHPDRFFNVGVAEQNMVGIATGLAESGYVPFVYSIVTFATLRPYEFIRNGPLWHRLPVRIVGVGGGFEYGPQGLSHHGLEDVGVMRVQPGMTVVAPADHRQMATALRATWDLPGPVYYRIGKDDKTVVAGLEGRFRLGRAEIVHEGSDVAIVAMGSVASEAVGAAHALGERGVHARVLIVASVQPPPTEDLCAALAGVPLVLTLEAHYVSGGLGSLVAEVIAEQGLHCRLARRGVHEQPDGRIGSQAFLYRRHGLSADAIVATVLERLSARA, from the coding sequence ATGCGGGGCGCGTTCGTCCGCACGCTGGTCGAGCTGGCCGACGAGGATCGCCGCGTGGCGCTGCTCACGGGGGACCTCGGCTACATGGCGCTCGAGCCGTTCATGGAGCGGCATCCGGACCGCTTCTTCAACGTCGGGGTCGCGGAGCAGAACATGGTCGGCATCGCGACCGGGCTCGCGGAGTCGGGGTACGTGCCGTTTGTGTACTCGATCGTGACCTTCGCGACGCTCCGCCCCTACGAATTCATCCGCAACGGCCCCCTCTGGCATCGCCTCCCGGTTCGGATCGTCGGCGTCGGCGGCGGCTTCGAGTACGGCCCCCAAGGGCTCTCCCACCATGGGCTCGAGGACGTGGGCGTGATGCGCGTGCAGCCGGGCATGACGGTCGTGGCACCGGCCGATCACCGGCAGATGGCGACCGCGCTCCGCGCGACCTGGGATCTTCCGGGCCCCGTCTATTACCGCATCGGCAAGGACGACAAGACCGTCGTCGCCGGGCTCGAGGGGCGGTTCCGGCTCGGCCGGGCGGAGATCGTGCACGAGGGGTCGGACGTCGCGATCGTGGCCATGGGGTCGGTGGCGAGCGAAGCCGTGGGCGCCGCGCACGCGCTCGGCGAACGCGGGGTGCACGCACGCGTCCTCATCGTGGCGAGCGTGCAGCCGCCGCCGACCGAGGACCTGTGCGCTGCGCTCGCCGGCGTGCCGCTCGTGCTCACCCTCGAGGCGCATTACGTCTCGGGCGGTCTCGGCTCGCTCGTGGCCGAGGTCATCGCGGAGCAGGGGCTGCACTGCCGTCTCGCTCGTCGGGGCGTCCACGAGCAGCCCGACGGCCGCATCGGTAGCCAGGCATTCCTGTACCGACGCCATGGTCTTTCGGCGGATGCGATCGTTGCGACCGTTCTCGAGCGGTTGAGCGCACGCGCGTGA
- a CDS encoding glycosyltransferase, with protein MPVPTPWSFGGCDRCDRSRAVERTRVTPDRLVSVVLPAHNQADHIGEVVQEYTAALGRMPLRHELVLVPNGSKDATEAVCAGLAATLPHVRSEPLARSGWGRAVRTGLARATGDLLCYTNSARTTPAELTLTILYAATHPDTVVKANRKIREHWSRRLGSLLYNLECRALFDLSCWDVNGTPKVFPRSCDRLLRLRRDDDLIDAEFVRTCREAGYPMLEVPVFSSRRHGGKSTTNLASAFRMYWGAWAMRHDAG; from the coding sequence ATTCCTGTACCGACGCCATGGTCTTTCGGCGGATGCGATCGTTGCGACCGTTCTCGAGCGGTTGAGCGCACGCGCGTGACGCCCGACAGGCTCGTCTCCGTCGTGCTGCCGGCGCACAACCAGGCGGACCACATCGGCGAGGTCGTGCAGGAGTACACCGCGGCGCTCGGCCGCATGCCGCTCCGCCACGAGCTCGTGCTCGTCCCGAACGGCTCGAAGGACGCGACCGAGGCGGTGTGCGCCGGGCTCGCCGCCACGCTGCCGCACGTGCGCAGCGAGCCGCTTGCGCGCAGCGGCTGGGGGCGGGCGGTGCGGACCGGTCTCGCCCGGGCGACCGGTGATCTCCTCTGCTACACGAACTCGGCGCGGACGACGCCGGCCGAGCTCACGCTGACGATCCTGTACGCGGCGACGCATCCAGACACGGTTGTAAAGGCGAACCGCAAGATCCGGGAGCACTGGTCGCGGCGGTTGGGATCGCTTCTCTACAACCTCGAATGCCGTGCGCTCTTCGACCTTTCGTGCTGGGATGTGAACGGCACCCCGAAGGTCTTTCCGCGCTCGTGCGATCGCCTGCTCCGACTCCGTCGCGACGACGACCTCATCGACGCCGAGTTCGTTCGCACCTGTCGCGAGGCCGGCTATCCGATGCTCGAGGTACCGGTGTTCTCGTCCCGGCGCCACGGTGGGAAGTCGACGACGAACCTCGCCTCGGCGTTTCGCATGTACTGGGGCGCATGGGCGATGCGCCACGACGCGGGATGA
- a CDS encoding sulfotransferase: MAQDFRLLMLGAMYENGGNMTHRFLDGHPELFVYPFESQVGTRLVQDHLTSMFPVKYRWPAFPLDGTPAGDYQLIIDEEGKVRARTPHVSKFRDWPFELSDDDRKARYVELVNSTGRSRANNVAAFFRATFDVWKDYKRSAKEQVWVGYSPIIVVDTDKIMTDLPNAHVLHVVRNPWSAYADTKRRPVPLPLETYMLGWTLNQYCALLYRERFPGRVHIVRAEDVMRDSVGTLAPVLAKLGVGPADSLRQPSWNGNPLGTVYPWGTIRTPTPEANRAEAERLSPAEREDIRARTWQYLETFDYGGFLDRR, encoded by the coding sequence ATGGCCCAGGACTTTCGCCTGCTGATGCTCGGCGCCATGTACGAGAACGGCGGGAACATGACCCACCGCTTTCTCGACGGCCACCCCGAGCTCTTCGTCTACCCCTTCGAGTCGCAGGTGGGGACGCGCCTCGTGCAGGACCATCTCACGTCGATGTTCCCCGTGAAGTACCGCTGGCCAGCGTTTCCGCTCGACGGCACGCCGGCGGGCGACTACCAGCTCATCATCGACGAGGAGGGCAAGGTCCGCGCGCGTACCCCGCACGTGAGCAAGTTCCGGGATTGGCCGTTCGAGCTCTCCGACGACGACCGAAAGGCGCGCTACGTCGAGCTCGTGAACTCCACCGGCCGGTCGCGCGCGAATAACGTGGCGGCCTTCTTCCGCGCCACCTTCGACGTGTGGAAGGACTACAAGCGGAGCGCGAAGGAGCAGGTCTGGGTCGGCTACAGCCCGATCATCGTGGTCGACACCGACAAGATCATGACGGATCTCCCGAACGCGCACGTGCTCCACGTGGTGCGGAACCCCTGGTCGGCGTACGCCGACACGAAGCGGCGTCCGGTGCCGCTGCCGCTCGAAACCTACATGCTCGGCTGGACGCTGAACCAGTACTGCGCGCTTCTCTACCGCGAGCGCTTCCCCGGCCGCGTGCACATCGTGCGCGCCGAGGACGTGATGCGCGACTCCGTCGGCACGCTCGCGCCGGTGCTCGCGAAGCTCGGCGTTGGCCCCGCCGACTCGCTCCGGCAACCCTCGTGGAACGGGAACCCGCTCGGCACGGTCTATCCGTGGGGGACGATCCGCACACCGACGCCGGAGGCGAACCGGGCCGAGGCCGAACGGCTCTCGCCCGCCGAGCGCGAGGATATCCGAGCCCGTACCTGGCAGTATCTCGAGACGTTCGACTACGGGGGCTTCCTCGACCGGAGGTGA